The Sporosarcina sp. Marseille-Q4943 genome includes the window TACTCATCTGCTTCCCCGGCATCGCATCGAGTGTGAAACGGGCAGCTACTTCTGATACCCGTTCCGAGCCCTTTGTGATGACGATGAATTGGATGATAATCAAAATGACAAAGACGACAAGACCGACAACGATATTTCCACCGGTTACAAACGTACCGAACGTGTCAACGACTCCGCCAGCATCCCCTTGTGAAAGGATGGCACGGGTAGTTGAAACGTTCAAACCTAGCCGGAAGAGCGTCAACAGTAAAAGAAGTGAAGGAAATATCGAAAACTGTAATGCTTCCTGCATATTCATCGATGTCAAAAGGACTAAGAGTGCAAGTGTAATATTGATAATGATCAGAAAGCTAAGAAGCCAAGGCGGTAACGGGATGACGAGCATTGCAACGATCATTATGACTGCTGCCAACACTCCAATATCTCTAAATTGCATGCCATCCCCACTTTCTCAAAATATATTATCAATCACGCCTAGGCGTAATTGCGTTCGGATCGTTATTTGAATTAGCAATTCTGCTGATTCAGGTTAGATTTTCCGTTGAATGCGATATACATATGCCAATATTTCAGCGACCGTCTTGAAAAACTGGTCCGGAATACGACCTCCGATTTCCACATCATCATAGAGCGCCCTTGCAAGAGGGCGATTTTCCACCATGACGATATTGTGCTCTTTCGCAATCAGCTTGATTTTCTGTGCGACAAAGTCGGCTCCCTTTGCAATAACGACGGGGGCGTCCATCTTTTCATCATCATATTTTAAAGCGATTGCAAAGTGGGTCGGATTCGTGATGACCACATCTGCTTGAGGCACTTCCTGCATCATCCTTCGCATCGCCATTTCCCTTTGACGCTGTTTAATGCGCGATTTGATGATTGGATCCCCTTCTGTATTTTTATACTCATCTTTAATATCCTGTTTGGACATCCGTAAGTTTTTTTCATAATCAAATTTCTGATAAAAATAGTCCAAGATTGATATGAATAAGAGGACGAAGGATGCGACGATTCCCATTAAGGCGACCAACTGGCCGACAATCACCAACGTGTCATGGGGTGTCTTGAACGCCAGCCCTAAAACTTTTTCGATGTTTGTCATCAGGAGGAACGTCGTCACTGATCCGATAAATGAGATCTTTAACAAAGACTTCAATAATTCAACGAGGGCTCGAATGGAAAATATCCGTTTCAATCCTTTAATCGGATCAATCTTTTTTAAATCGAATTTTAACGGCTCAGCCGTAAATAACAATCCGAATTGCATCAGGTTGCCAACGATGCCGGCGATCACCGCAATTGCCATAACGGGTAGGAGAATATAAGCCATTTGGACAATCATTTCTATGTAAAGAATCATTGCTTGATCGATATCCAATTCCTTGATTGAAATGGACTCTGTAAATGAATGTGTAAAAAAAACAAAGAACCGGTCCTTCATGAAGCCGGCACTGAAAAAAAGGAATAGGAATACGAAAAGAAGAACAATTGCAGTAGTTACATCTTGGCTCTTTAATACTTGTCCCTTCTTACGGGAATCCTGTCGTTTCTTCGGAGTGGCTTTCTCTGTCTTTTCGCCTGCAAAGAACTGTAAGTCCAAACGAATCATTTATCAGCCACCTCCCAAGATGATCATCAAATCCCTCATCGCCGACATCATCACTTCAAACAGTTTGCGCATCATCGCAATCATGACCGTGAACATCGTCACAAGTACAAGAAAACTGACTCCAATTTTAATTGGGAAACCGACAACGAATATATTCAGTTGAGGAACCGTCCTCGCCGTTATTCCCAAAGCCAAGTCGACGAGAAATAAAGTGGCGACGATCGGTACAGACATTTGAAAGGCGATAGCGAACGTCGTAGCAAATGTTCTTATGACGAATTCGATTAGCCGTTCTTCACCGAATGCTGGCCAAAGCATGTCTATCGGAATAAAGCGATAACTGTAGAAGATGCCGTCCAGGAGCATATGATGGCCATTCAGCGTCAGCAAAAGCAAAATGGCGAGCGCATTGAAAAACTGACCAAGCAATGGCGATTGGGCGCCAGTTTGAGGATCGATGACGTTTGCAATGGCGAAGCCCATTTGGAAGTCGATAAAGCCGCCTGCAATTTGAATGGCAGACATGACGATATAGGCAATAATTCCGATGAATAGGCCAGTAGTGGCTTCCTTGATGACAAGGAGTATGTATGTACCATCGATTTCAAGGACGGGGGCATCTATTGTATAAACCATCATCCAAGATAATAATGCGGCAAAGATGATCCTTTGCGTCGTTGGAATCGCCCGATAAGAAAACAAAGGGACAGTTACGATGAATGCGGTCACTCTTGTTAAAATGAGTAAGTAGGCGGCTAACGAAGGAATCAGTTCTTCCATTCCATCACCCTATATACCGGACTAGATTATCGAAAATGTCTGTCGCGAATGCTGTGACCCTGGCTAACATCCAAGGTCCGAAAAAGACGAGAGCTACAAGGACAGCAATGATTTTTGGAACAAATGCCAATGTCTGCTCCTGGATCTGTGTCGTTGCCTGAAATATGCTGACGATCAACCCGGATACCAATGCGACAATTAACAGAGGACCGGAAGTTAATAAAATGACCCAAACCGACCGCTCGGCTATTGCTATAATTAATTCGCCTGTCATTATTAACCACTCCTCAACTGTAAAATTGCCGATTCTCCTATACGGAGATGACAGGTGACCAAAACTTTGAATCTAGAAACTTTGCAATAAAGACTTGACGATGAGATACCATCCATCAACAAGGACAAACAATAAAATCTTAAATGGCAAGGAAATCATGACCGGCGGCAACATCATCATCCCCATGGACATGAGCACACTTGCAACAATCATATCAATGACTAGAAAGGGAATGAAAATCATGAAGCCCATTTGGAATGCTGTCTTAATTTCACTTAATGCGAAAGCCGGTACTAACATTGTCAATGGTATGTCTTCTAACGTTTCAGGACGCTCCGCTTGATTGTATCGTAAGAATAATTCCAAATCCTTCTGTCGAGTATGTTTGCTCATGAATTCTTTGAACGGTAGACTAGCATTTTCATAAGCTTCCTCAAGCGTAATCTCTTCAGCGAAAAGCGGCGACAGAGCTGTTTCATTCACCTTCTGGAAAGTCGGCGCCATGACAAAGAACGTCAAAAACAATGCGAGTCCGACAATGACTTGGTTTGGCGGCATTTGCTGCGTTGCCAATGCAGTTCTTACAAAAGATAAAACGATGATGATGCGGGCAAATGATGTCATGAGAATAAGGATTGCCGGCGCAAGTGACAGGACGGTGAGAAGGAGAAGCATTTTGATGGATGTCGATACATTTGTCGGGTTGCTGTCCGAAAAAAACTGGACGAAATCATTCATCTTTTCTGCTCTCCTTTTCTGCCAATCGGTTCAAATGTTTTTTTCGCTCAGCTTTTAATTCATCAAGCTTCGACGTGAACATTTTCTTGAAATCAGCCGGTTGATCGCGATCATCTGTTGCGTCACCTTTATTCTGAGGAATCATTGTAAGCAACTTACTCACCAAGCCTGTTGGAGATTGATACTCATCCTCGTCGAAATAACTTTCCAATGCTCGAATCTCTTCGGGATCGGTAATCTCTTTCAACAGCCTCACTTCGTCACCTACGCCAATAAGATAATAGGAATCACCGATTACGACCAATTGTATGGATTTCTGTTGCCCTAACGAGAGTCCACCTACATTCTTCATCAATCGATGCTGGTCGAACATTCGATTCTTCCGGTTAATGAACTTCAAAAGAGCAAAAAGAAGACCGACTACAAAAAGCAATGCTAATAGCGTCTTCGTATAATCCCACCATGACAAGCCGACAGCTGCCCCGTCTTGCGAGCGGTCGGCAGCTGGTTCGTCTTTATCGATCACTTCTGTAATGTCTTGGCCACCGTCTTCATCCGTTCCGTACCAATCAGATACCGAATCATTCGAATCGGCATCTGCATATGTTTCGACAGGTGTTACACCCAAAAGGCTGATGGCTAGCAAGAAAAAGAATGAATGCTTTAGCATAGCTGATAGTTTCATAATTAACCTAAAGCTTTTTGGATCGCTTCGACGACACGGTCAGCTTGGAACGGCTTTACAATGAAATCTTTTGCTCCTGCTTGGATTGCATCGATGACCATTGCTTGCTGCCCCATAGCGGAACACATGATGATTGTCGCTGACGGGTCCTTCTCTTTAATGGCTTTCAACGCAGCAATACCGTCCATTTCAGGCATTGTAATATCCATCGTTACTAGATCCGGTTTCAATTCCATATATTTTTCAACGGCTTGCGCACCGTCGGCGGCTTCACCAACCACTTCAAAATTGTTCTTCGTCAAAATATCTTTGATCATCATACGCATGAAAGCCGCATCATCTACTATTAAAATACGTTTACCCATTCTCTTGACCTCCCGGATCCTATCGTAAATTATTTAATCTCTCTGTTTGGCTTAAAATATCCGTTATCCGCACCCCGAAGTTCTCATCGATGACGACGACTTCCCCTTTGGCGATATGACGGTTATTCACTAATATATCGACCGGTTCCCCCGCCAACTTATCCAATTCTATGATGGAGCCACTGGACATTTCAAGGATTTCTTTCACCGATCGCTTTGTCCTTCCAAGTTCCACAGTCACTTGCAAAGGGATATCCAACAACATATTCAAATTATTCGTTTCTGCTTGATTCAACGAAGGCCCTTCAAAGCTTGCAAAGCGGGCTTGCTGAACATGCACAGGCGGTTGTTGCTGCCTTTGTGGCCTTTGTGATATTTGTTGCGGAACTGGCTGTTCGTAATAAGGTTGTTCATAATAGGGTTGCTCTGTCTGTTGCGACGCACTTTGCCCACTGCTGAAGTCGGAAAGGGCATCTTGTGGAAATTCATTACGTTTCGGTTGCTCATAAGGTGAAGTAGGTCTGGCGGGAGTTTCCAAAGAAACTGCAGCTTCCTCTTCTGCACCCATGCCCATGAGCGATGCAACTAGATTTTTTCCGAATTGGAGCGGAAATAGCTGCATAATATTGGAGTCGATCAAATTTCCGACTTTTAATTCGAAGGATACTTTGATCATCATTTCATCCTTTGGAATCTTTTCAGTTCCAACTTCACTTTGCATATTCATCAAGTCAATCGATGGTGGGGAAATATCCACTTTCTTATTAAAAACAGTGGACATCGACGTTGCGGCCGAGCCCATCATTTGGTTCATCGCCTCTTGAACAGCACTCAAATGGATTTCGTTCAGTTCTTCATCTGGAGCCATCCCATCTCCGCCAAGCATGAGATCGGCAATGATCGCTGCGTCACTTTGTTTAATGACAAGTAGATTTGTCCCATTCAAACCTTCCGTATATTCCACTTGTACTGCCACATATGGATGTATGAATTCGGTTTCTAGCATACTGCGATCGACTACAGAGATTGCGGGTGTCGTAATTTCCACTTTTTGTCCGAGCAATGAAGAGAGGGCTGTCGCAGAGCTGCCGAAGGAAATATTTCCGACTTCCCCTAATGCGTCTTTCTCCATTTCACTTAATTGGTTGTCAAAATCCTGATGTTCAGAGGACGATGTTGCCGTTTCTTCCGCGCGAATCGGTTCTCCGCGCAGCAACGCTTCGATTTCTTCCTGAGAAAGCACATTATCACTCATCATCTTCATCCCCTCCGTTCAATATATCAATTATTTGCACAGCCATCCTGTTTCGAAGATGTCCGGGCTGTGCTATGAATTTTGGTATGTCTCCCACCTTTACAATTAAGGGGTCTTCAATTTTCCGATCAAGGGAAATGACATCCCCGACTTGAAGATACAAGAAATCTTCTACCGACATGGAACCTTTTCCTAATTCGGTTGTAAGCGGCAAGGTCGCTTGCTTCAACCGTTTTTCCAAAATGATGCTTTGTTCAGGCGTCGGTTCCTTCTTATTTGTCTGCATCCAATAACGGACCGATAAATTCGGGACGATTGGCTCGAGGACGACATGCGGAATGCAAATATTGATCATGCCGCTCGATTCTCCGATGACGATATTAAACGAAATGACGACAACCGTTTCATTCGGCGAAATCATTTGAAGGAATTGTGGATTCACTTCCATTTCAGATAGGAACGGATCAATTTCAATGATGCCTGCCCAGGCTTCACGTAAATTATCGAATGACCGTTCGAAAAGGTTGGTCAATATCTTCGTTTCGATTTCAGTCATATTATCCACTTTACCAGGTCCTTCTCCCACCCCGCCCATCAATCGGTCTAGCATGGAATAGGCGACGTTCGGATTGACTTCCATAATGATATTTCCTTCAAGTGGCGGCACTTCGAAAATATTGAGCAACGTCATATTTGGAATGGATCGGATGAATTCCTCAAAAGGAATTTGATCGACCGAAGCGACATTTATTTGAATATAAGTCCGCAATTGGGCAGAGAAATAAGTCGTCAACAATCTTGCAAAATTCTCGTGGATTCGTGTCAAGCTACGGATCTGATCTTTCGAGAAGCGAAGGGCACGCTTGAAATCATATACTTTGACCTTCCGGGTCTCATCTTCCTTCTTCATCTCTTCCGCTGACATTTCACCTGTCGATAATGCTGATAATAAAGCATCAATTTCATGTTGGGATAAAATATCTCCCGGCATAAGGCCACCTCCCGGCATTGTATATGTCCATCATTTTGTTATTGGATAATATAAGACACGATGTACACTTTTTCAATCTCACCCTCTTGCATGAGAGGATTCAATTGTGATTTGATGGAATCTTCGAATGCCTGCTTCCCTGCTTTTCCTTCAAAGTCTTTTGAGGTCATCTCAGATAGCTCCTGGATGACGATGTTTTGAACTTGGAAATCCCGTTTCGCCAGTTCTGCAGCGGCTTTCTTGTTCGTCGTTTGGATTTTCAATGAAATGCGTATAAATTGACGGCCAGATAAATTTGTCATGATTTCCGGTACGTCGACGGACGCTTCAAGGATTTCATCAATCGTCGGCTCTGTATCCGCAGAATCCCCTTTTAATTGGAGGGTGAGGATCAGGCCGATTATCCCGACTAGTGTCAAGGTTACTACAATGATTAATGCGATTGTCAATGCTTTATTTTTCATCTTCTTCACCCCGGATATGCGGATTCGATAGTAGTTGGACCGATTGATAAAAATCAATGATACGGCGATTGACTTCGTCGATTGGGTCCAGGACGACGTATTTGGTGCCGGTCGTCAATGTGATGGTCGTATCGGGAAACGATTCGATCGTTTCTATGTATAGAGCGTTCAACATGAACGCTTTGCCGTTGAGGCGTGTAACTTTGATCATATGTAAGGGGCCGGGCACAGGGCCGGCCCGACCCTCCTTTGCTAAAAACGCATAAAGTTGTTTACTTGCGCATAAACTCGTTGAATGACGCATAAATCGCAACAAATGCGCATAATTCTTATGAAAAGCTCATAAATGCCTATAATGAAGCATAAATGCCTCTAGAAGCGCATAAGAGGATTCTAACTTATAACTTAGTCCGTTGCTTTTCGTTTCAGCACTCGCTTTCCGCGGGCATGGCTTGAGCCTCCTCGTCCGCTTCGCTCCCTGCGGGGTCTCAAGGCTCATGCTATTCCCGCAGGAGTCTCGCGCTTGCACTTCAAGCAACTACAGCTACTAAATAAAGATCTATTAATTAAAGAAGTAATAGTTATTATATATCAATAGGTTCATATACTTATCGTTTTAAATTGACAAGTTCTTGAAGGATTTCATCAGATGTCGTAATGATACGTGTGTTTGCTTGGAAACCACGCTGTGCAACGATCATTTCAGTGAATTCCTCGGCTAGGTCGACGTTGGACATTTCTAGGAAGCCAGATTCCACTTTTCCCATACCTTGCTCAGTAGCTGTGGAATAAAACACTGTACCAGAGTTAGCGGATTCTTGGAAGTAATTCCCTCCCACTTTATTCAATCCCCCAGGGTTTGAGAATTTCCCCATCACTAACTGTCCTGCGTATTTCAATTCTCCTGCTGAGTCTACGAATGTGACCGTTCCATTTTGAGAAACTGACATACTTTGAGCATCTGTTGGAATACGAATAGGTTTTTCTGCTGCGCCCGCAGGTACTGCAGGTTTTGTTCCATCAGCGTTTGAGACGATCGCTGGAAAACCATCCGCCTTTGGAAATGCCGTCCCTGCATCAGTAGCACCATTACCAGCAGCAAAGCCATATAGGTATTTTCCATCTGCATTGACTAAATAGCCATCATTATCCATATAAAAGTTCCCTGCGCGTGTGTAGGTTGGGTTTGTAAAGCTAGTTGCTGTACCATCAGATACTATAAAAAACCCATCGCCAGCAACCGCTAAATCAAGTGTATTTCCCGTAAACTGCGTTGAACCACCAGTATGCATAGTGTCAATTGCCGCAATTTGAGAACCAAGCCCAACTTGTTTCGGATTGACACCTCCACGTGTTGCACTTCCAGCTGAAGCACCCGCCACTGTCTGCGAGATCAAATCCTTGAATATAACTCTACCTTTCTTAAATCCATAAGTATTAACATTTGATATATTATTCCCGATAACATCCAATTTCGTTTGGAAGTTCCGTAGACCTGAGATTCCTGAGTACATTGATCGTAACATGTTTAATTTTTCCCCTCTCGGATTATGAAATGTACTGCCTCTGTCAGTCGGCAGTACGTCGGCATCCTCTTTCTGAGGTCCTGCCGTTGTTAGCTGAGCACGATTGTGCCGTCGATGTTTGTGAATAATTGATCTTTCGCTTCCTTGCGGTCCATCGCTGTAATGACGGTGGAATTTTTTGCGCTGATGATGAGTGCTGCTTGATCCATCAGTACAAGAGATTCTTTGATTCCCTTCACTTTTGCTTCATTCACCTTGTCTGTGATGTGAGCCCATTCAGTTTCTGAAATATGAATGTTCCGCTCTTTCAGCCTGTCATTTGCATGTTTGCTGATTTTTAATTCTTGTGGCTGGATTGCCTTGTTCAGCTGTTCAATAAAAGACTGTTTCGGCTGGGGCGGAGTTTTCAATGGTTGTCTATGGCGGATGAGTGGCTGCGATGGAACGTGGTGGATGTTTAACTTATTCATACACTCGCTCCTCTTTTCTTATTGGCTAATGGAAGTGAATGAGTTTCCGTCGAGTCTACTGCCGTCATCCAAAATATATTGAAGTTTCCCTTCTCTATTTGAAACAGATATGACAGTTCCTGACTTTTCCTCTTCTCCGTCCATATATCCGACTGTTTTCCCAATTAAAAGACTGGCTTCTACTAAACTATTTGTACTTCCAGAACCTGATAGCACTTCTGAAATATTGCCGGGTGCGAGTTCCTTCCCGTCTGCCATTGTAAAGACGACAGATCCGTTCACAAATTTCGCTGATTGGATGACGCCTGTCCCTTCATTGACAATCGGTTTGCCCGCTTCGTCTTTCTTATCGGTCAATTCATGCCAGCGGACATTCTTTCCGACGAATTGGTTGTATTGAATCAATTGGGATTGGTTTTGTGCCTCGGCGAACTTTTCGAATGCACTTGCCAAGTTCATCGTTTGTTCCAATGACGAAAACTGTGCCATCTGCGCGATGAATTCGTTATCTTTCATCGGGTTCGTCGGATCCTGGTTTTGCAGTTGCGCAATAAGGATTTTCATGAAAGCGTCCTTGCCCATCGTATCCGGCCCTGTTTTCCGTTGATCTCGCTGTTTATTAAGTAGAAACATCGATTCGGTAATCGGTTTTTGTCCCTCTACCATTCACTACACCTCCAGTTCGATCATATATTCATCGAAAGATTGTTCTTCATCAGTTGATTTGTTTTGCTTGTTATCGTCTGACTGTTGCTCACGCTTGAACTGTTCATTAAAAGATTGTTCACGTTCGTTCCTATGTGATTCTTGGAGAGTCTGGGCAACGTCAATGCGGTCGACTTGTAAGTTCTGTTGATTGAATGCGTGTTTCAGTTGATGCAGCTGGCTGTCAAGCAGTCCTTTTGCAAATGCCGTCGATGCAAGGATTCTCGCTGTCATGATTCCGTTTGTTTCAAGCAGTTCGATACGGATTTGGCCAAGATGTTCGGGATATAGTTTGATAAGCATCCGATTGGATCCGCCTACTTGTCCGAAATTGGCCCTTTTCATGAGCGCTTGCATTTCCTTCAATAAAGACTCGCTTCGATTCGTTTGATTCGACTCGGCTTGCTGTACTGGCACTTCGCCTCTAACTGTTGTAGCAGCTACGTGCGCTGAACTCGCATGCGATGTTGTATCGGCATGTTTCTGTCCTGAGCTTTCAGCATTCGTTGAAGTTCCAGAATTCGTTTCAAGAACGATTCTGAAGTCTGTTTTTTGTTGGATGAATGGCAGCTGCTCCTGTTTTCCTATCGCCAGTATTCCCTGCTCGAATTGTCCAGCAGCACTTGTAAGCATATTGCGGAAACTGTCGGCCTTCTGCTCCATCGAAATGACCATGTCAACTTTTGACGTAAGCAAGTCTACCGCTTTTAAAATCGATAGGAGCTGGGTAGCTTCATTCCTAGAAGCCGGATTTTGAAGAGCTTCATTCAGATGATCAAAAAATCGAATTCCCGCTTCGTCGATCATGTTTAGTAATGACCACATGTCAGAGGCCATGGTAAGTTCCTCTGTTTCAGCTTTTGTCATACCGGCTTTCTCTAACAATTGTTTTAGCCTGTCGAGAATTGATTCCGGATTGATCGACAACAGCTTTGCAAAATCCTCCAAGTCTCCTTTGTTCCCCAATGCTTCGACACTAGTAGACAACTCGATATTGTCGCTACCTGGAATCGCTTGTATCGCTTTCTCCAACTCTTCCATGGTTGACGCATTGAATACATTTGGAATCAATTCGATCGGGAGTTCTCCGTCAACCGAACGCTTCGGTTCTACATCCCGCGTGGAAATACCGGCGAACACTGCGCCGAATTTCGAAGTTGCCGTGCCGCCTTTTTGCGGATTACTAGCTGAAATTTGTTTCATGCCAACCATCGTTGGCAATGCACCGATGTTCACTCTGTTGTTCACCTCCCCTCAATGTGTGGCACCTTCACTACCGCCTATTTTGTCATGAGACTCGTATACTTTGCGGCGTCTTCAGGCGACATCTTTTCTAATATCGGTGCGAGAACTTCAGGTTTTAGCTTGGTAAGTATCTCAATCGCCTCCGCATCACTCATTTTTGTAATGACCGGTGCTGCGGATTTTGCAGACATTTTTTCGAACGTTGAAATAATTTCCTTCATGTCACGTTTATAGTCTTCTTTTTCCATTTTCAAAGCTTCTATTTGCGCTAACAAGCTAGTCTGCTCGTCGAGAAGAACCTTTTTTTCGTCCTCTGATTTCGCCAGGTTTTCCTGAAGCTTGAATAGTTGCGCTTCCTTCTCCTGGATTTCCGCTTGCAATTCGACGACTCTTTCTTCGATGATCAAGTCATCTTCATTTTCGTCATCGGCCTGCTTCTGATCAGTAAACGGAAGGGATTTGGACCATTCCTTCGCTTTGTCAAAGACGTTAACGTCGGCGACATATGCAATGATCAATAGCACCATCGTTGTGAAGAGCAATGGAATGAGCGTCCATAGCAACACTTCTTGGAAGAGACGGGTGCTTTTCTTCTTTTCGACGATTTTTTTGTCAGCATGCAGTTTTGAATTCCTCGCCAAGTTACCACCCTGTTTCTCTTCTATGGAACTTCAATGTTGATAATTCATCCAACAAACTTGCTTCCGCCTGTTCCATTTCAGTACGATAATGTTCTTTATCTATTTCCTTCATCTTTTCGAACTTTTTCACTTCGATCGTTTTCTCAAGCAATTTCTCCTCGAACCAGTTCATTTTGGAGCGGGCTTTAATGACTTCACGTTGCAGTACTTCTATCCTTTTATCGAGACTATCGATAAATCGAGCGTAGTGATGGATTTCATTAATCGAAAAGCCCATTTTCATCTTTTCCTGATGGTCGGCAATGACGTCTTCCTTCCGCTTCAAGAGCTCATACAGTTCAGTTGCGATTGTTTCAAAAGAATCGACCGCTTTCTTGAATTCTATTTCGGTCTCCGTCTTCTCCTGTTCCCGGTATGTGAGCACTTTTTCAAATCGGTATTCGTAAGGTTTCATCATTTACCTCCTCCTGGAGCAAGTGATACCAATTCTTCGATTGATTCTTCCATTCTCACATTCTCTTTATAGCTTTGTTTCAAAAAGTTGGTAATATGCGATTCGTATTCAATCGCTTCGTCGATTTCCCTCGACGTTCCCCGCTTATATGCACCGATATTGATGAGATCTTCCGACTTGTCATACGTGTAATACAATTCACGGAGCTTTTCAGCCGCCTTCACATGTTCCGGGTCGGCTATGTGATTCATAAGCCGGCTCACACTTTTCAAGACGTTTATCGCCGGGTATTGTCCTTTGTTGGCGAGCGTCCTGTCCAAGACGATATGACCATCGAGTATTCCTCGGACCGCATCCGCAATCGGTTCGTTCATGTCGTCACCATCTACGAGAACTGTGTAAAACGCTGTAATCGCACCGACATCATTCGTCCCGGTCCTTTCAAGCAGTTTCGGTAAAATCGCGAATACGGACGGAGTATAACCTCGGGTAGCAGGAGGTTCCCCGACTGCAAGGCCGATTTCCCTTTGCGCCATCGCGACCCGGGTGACAGAATCCATCATAAGCATGACGTTCATCCCTTTATCACGGA containing:
- a CDS encoding flagellar FlbD family protein; translation: MIKVTRLNGKAFMLNALYIETIESFPDTTITLTTGTKYVVLDPIDEVNRRIIDFYQSVQLLSNPHIRGEEDEK
- the fliR gene encoding flagellar biosynthetic protein FliR; the encoded protein is MEELIPSLAAYLLILTRVTAFIVTVPLFSYRAIPTTQRIIFAALLSWMMVYTIDAPVLEIDGTYILLVIKEATTGLFIGIIAYIVMSAIQIAGGFIDFQMGFAIANVIDPQTGAQSPLLGQFFNALAILLLLTLNGHHMLLDGIFYSYRFIPIDMLWPAFGEERLIEFVIRTFATTFAIAFQMSVPIVATLFLVDLALGITARTVPQLNIFVVGFPIKIGVSFLVLVTMFTVMIAMMRKLFEVMMSAMRDLMIILGGG
- the fliY gene encoding flagellar motor switch phosphatase FliY — translated: MSDNVLSQEEIEALLRGEPIRAEETATSSSEHQDFDNQLSEMEKDALGEVGNISFGSSATALSSLLGQKVEITTPAISVVDRSMLETEFIHPYVAVQVEYTEGLNGTNLLVIKQSDAAIIADLMLGGDGMAPDEELNEIHLSAVQEAMNQMMGSAATSMSTVFNKKVDISPPSIDLMNMQSEVGTEKIPKDEMMIKVSFELKVGNLIDSNIMQLFPLQFGKNLVASLMGMGAEEEAAVSLETPARPTSPYEQPKRNEFPQDALSDFSSGQSASQQTEQPYYEQPYYEQPVPQQISQRPQRQQQPPVHVQQARFASFEGPSLNQAETNNLNMLLDIPLQVTVELGRTKRSVKEILEMSSGSIIELDKLAGEPVDILVNNRHIAKGEVVVIDENFGVRITDILSQTERLNNLR
- a CDS encoding flagellar biosynthetic protein FliO — protein: MLKHSFFFLLAISLLGVTPVETYADADSNDSVSDWYGTDEDGGQDITEVIDKDEPAADRSQDGAAVGLSWWDYTKTLLALLFVVGLLFALLKFINRKNRMFDQHRLMKNVGGLSLGQQKSIQLVVIGDSYYLIGVGDEVRLLKEITDPEEIRALESYFDEDEYQSPTGLVSKLLTMIPQNKGDATDDRDQPADFKKMFTSKLDELKAERKKHLNRLAEKESRKDE
- the fliM gene encoding flagellar motor switch protein FliM — its product is MPGDILSQHEIDALLSALSTGEMSAEEMKKEDETRKVKVYDFKRALRFSKDQIRSLTRIHENFARLLTTYFSAQLRTYIQINVASVDQIPFEEFIRSIPNMTLLNIFEVPPLEGNIIMEVNPNVAYSMLDRLMGGVGEGPGKVDNMTEIETKILTNLFERSFDNLREAWAGIIEIDPFLSEMEVNPQFLQMISPNETVVVISFNIVIGESSGMINICIPHVVLEPIVPNLSVRYWMQTNKKEPTPEQSIILEKRLKQATLPLTTELGKGSMSVEDFLYLQVGDVISLDRKIEDPLIVKVGDIPKFIAQPGHLRNRMAVQIIDILNGGDEDDE
- the fliP gene encoding flagellar type III secretion system pore protein FliP (The bacterial flagellar biogenesis protein FliP forms a type III secretion system (T3SS)-type pore required for flagellar assembly.) encodes the protein MNDFVQFFSDSNPTNVSTSIKMLLLLTVLSLAPAILILMTSFARIIIVLSFVRTALATQQMPPNQVIVGLALFLTFFVMAPTFQKVNETALSPLFAEEITLEEAYENASLPFKEFMSKHTRQKDLELFLRYNQAERPETLEDIPLTMLVPAFALSEIKTAFQMGFMIFIPFLVIDMIVASVLMSMGMMMLPPVMISLPFKILLFVLVDGWYLIVKSLLQSF
- the fliQ gene encoding flagellar biosynthesis protein FliQ, with product MTGELIIAIAERSVWVILLTSGPLLIVALVSGLIVSIFQATTQIQEQTLAFVPKIIAVLVALVFFGPWMLARVTAFATDIFDNLVRYIG
- the flhB gene encoding flagellar biosynthesis protein FlhB, producing MIRLDLQFFAGEKTEKATPKKRQDSRKKGQVLKSQDVTTAIVLLFVFLFLFFSAGFMKDRFFVFFTHSFTESISIKELDIDQAMILYIEMIVQMAYILLPVMAIAVIAGIVGNLMQFGLLFTAEPLKFDLKKIDPIKGLKRIFSIRALVELLKSLLKISFIGSVTTFLLMTNIEKVLGLAFKTPHDTLVIVGQLVALMGIVASFVLLFISILDYFYQKFDYEKNLRMSKQDIKDEYKNTEGDPIIKSRIKQRQREMAMRRMMQEVPQADVVITNPTHFAIALKYDDEKMDAPVVIAKGADFVAQKIKLIAKEHNIVMVENRPLARALYDDVEIGGRIPDQFFKTVAEILAYVYRIQRKI
- a CDS encoding response regulator — its product is MGKRILIVDDAAFMRMMIKDILTKNNFEVVGEAADGAQAVEKYMELKPDLVTMDITMPEMDGIAALKAIKEKDPSATIIMCSAMGQQAMVIDAIQAGAKDFIVKPFQADRVVEAIQKALG
- the fliL gene encoding flagellar basal body-associated protein FliL; translated protein: MKNKALTIALIIVVTLTLVGIIGLILTLQLKGDSADTEPTIDEILEASVDVPEIMTNLSGRQFIRISLKIQTTNKKAAAELAKRDFQVQNIVIQELSEMTSKDFEGKAGKQAFEDSIKSQLNPLMQEGEIEKVYIVSYIIQ